One Bemisia tabaci chromosome 7, PGI_BMITA_v3 DNA window includes the following coding sequences:
- the LOC109031917 gene encoding GSK3-beta interaction protein has protein sequence MEEPMDWPSEGKYVINEVKDFVRDIAISSLESEHNDKVYLNATTAEGDSYCIELCQLGFRVVSKQFDTISPEVSEESQWYDTPYALFNSLSPMFNKLFSQKLAEKLQNLQRENGDGTESD, from the coding sequence ATGGAGGAACCAATGGACTGGCCCTCTGAGGGGAAGTATGTTATCAACGAAGTGAAAGATTTCGTTCGAGATATTGCAATTTCTAGCCTGGAGAGTGAGCACAATGATAAGGTCTATCTTAACGCTACTACAGCCGAGGGGGACTCATACTGCATTGAACTTTGTCAGCTTGGGTTCCGCGTGGTCTCAAAACAGTTCGATACTATCAGTCCAGAGGTCAGTGAAGAAAGTCAGTGGTATGACACACCTTACGCACTTTTCAACTCTCTCAGTCCCATGTTCAATAAGCTCTTCTCGCAGAAGCTAGCGGAAAAGTTGCAAAACCTCCAGCGTGAAAATGGAGACGGGACAGAATCAGATTGA